TGTCTCCTATTTGTAGTATGGGGATGACCTTGAATTCAAATCTAAATTAAAGCACCTTATTGTTGAAGTCAAACTCATTAAGATGCCTTGTGAACCGAACTTTATGTCCAACATGAAAATCAGGTATTCTAACTGATCGTACACCAGTtgaatgtatatattattatatataccaTGAAGTTGGTAACTACAAAATTAGTTTGGAAGCTTATGTAGTTACCTCGTTTAGGTTAAATCACTGAGGGGGTAAATATGCTTTTATTAGCAAATTGAACTGAAAATACAAGGCATGATGAGAAATAACCATATGAAGTGTAAACACTATTACTattacttatcaaaaaaaaaaaagtgtaaacACTATATCAAGATTTTTATAAACGTTGTGGCATTGTGATTTGTATCTCCTCACAATGTACTTTACGGTTACTGGTGAGCTCTTTCTGTACAAAACTTTTGACACTCACACAAGTAACCTACTTGCttcaaaccaaaaataaaaataaaaacctttgagagaagaaaccaaacaaaccaaaaactATAGAACTAAAATCAGAGTCTCTTATGAGCTCTTGTCTGCTTTAGGGTTTTGTGGTTTTTCATCCGGAAAGATCTTGTTTGCAGAGAGGACAACAGGAGATGATACGAAGCCACTGATCTACACACTTAAGGTGAAACTTATGTGAACATGGAAGTTTCCTTACTTCTTCCTTGTCTTTATACTTTGCCAAACATATACAACACTCCTGCATATCAAGaataaagaaaatcaaaacCTACTTTTTTCTATCATATATCTAAGATTAGTAATATACAGCATTTGATGTCGGAATACTTAGTGCATCAGACAGAGTAATTACAAATGAACAAGTTCCGGTATAGCATTATTGAATATCTGATTGATTAACCATATATTCAATTTTTGCTAAACCAGGAATGGTTTACTCTGTGATGACTTTGTCTTAAGAAAAACCCTTATGGGTCTGCTTTGATATGTGAGTCAAATGATTATAACTTACAGGATCATCAGTTTTAGGAGCTGAATCAGAAGCATTGTCGTCGGCTCGTTTGTGTTTCCAGCTAGGGAGACTAGAGATTTGGTCATCAGATGCACCTCTGTCTGAAGATCCCATGTTCATGTTGTATCCAAGGAGACTACTAACGAGAGGCACAAGGCAACAGAGGAATAGGAAGAGAAGAAAGGGAAAAGAGTAGCAGAGAGCGTTCCAAGAAAGAAGAGAGACGCAGAGAACGTGAAGATTGGGAGCATGGTTGAAAGAACCGAATCTAGAATCAAACACCCAAACATTCCCAACCACAAACCAAATCGCAAAGAACAGCTCTAGAGACGTTCTGCACTTGTTCATCAAATGGGAGCTCCTGAAAGTTGCAAGATTCAAAATGTTAATACAACTTCAGGATCTTGCAAAGGTTATAAGGttcaaaatcaagaaaatataatttacctaGTTTCATCTCTGCCTCTATGTTGCTGCTCAATATCGACAAACCAGTTTCCTTGGTTTAGTTGGCGAAACCGACCATATAATAGCATGAGACTTAGGAGACATCCCACGTCATAACCTGTGATCCATAACCTCACTGGCCAAACAGGTCTCTCTTCTTTTGAGATAGCTAGTGTGAGTGTTATCACTGTAAGCTGAACAAGCAGAGCTATAAGCTCAGACATCATCCACGTGCTGGAGTTAAAAGGATTGGAGCCGAGATCTGATCTTGATCCGTTTTGATAGTGAAACACTCTTCTCAAGAAGATAAACCATCTAGCTCTAGATACCCTCATAGCAAACCTTAAGTAGAAGGATCTCTCTTGAACAGAGGCAGGCGCATGAGTGTTGTCACCTCGTGGTGGTGTGGTActcaaggaagaagatgatgaaatagTTATGGAGATAATATTGGAAGATGATTCATCCATTGGAAGTTTTCCAAAGCCTTCAGTATATATTTAAAccttcaaagaaaaaaaagattgaacattaaaagaaaaaattcaaaacttctGAAAGTTTATAAGTTGTGAACACACACATGAAACTTGGAAGTATATAAACGAAAAGATCATGggaaaaaaacacacaagaaaaaaCACAGAAACTAAAGAAAAGGAATCATGAAATTCACATGACctaacaataataaaaacacaTGAAAAATCTATATACCTTATTTGCAACCACCAAAAAGGCAAAACTCGGCTCCGTACACGAACTCCACGACTTCCCGAAAAGGAGGAATCTATTTCACAAAAGGAAAGTACCTCCAGTAGCCTAAGCTTTGAGTACAGAGATAAGCTTTTGTCTGAAATGAAATAGGTTTTATAGGGAGAAATTGTTTCTAATATAGGAGAAAAGATTGAGAAGACAGGAACAAGAGAAAAAGATGATTACTAAGAAAGATTAGGAAGGTGTTGTGTTTATGTCAGGGAAGGTGAAGTTGGGCGAGAGATGGCGACCAAGAATCACACCATAACAAAAGgattgtttatatattaattataagagaCAAACTCTTTGAAGTTTGtggtttgttttgtttgcttACGTTTGAAGAGAAACAAAGAAAGGGAGATGAAGAGAGGAAGAGAACCGCTGGCCTAATCTAACACCTGAGGTTTTGTTTATGAAGCAATGTTTAGATAATTAGATAGCAACTGCTTATTCCAACCGCCAAGGCAGACCCTTCTCTCTCTACTACCCTTCTCTCTCTactctgtttctctctctccaggATCGAGAGGAAAGGGaaagatattttatttgatttctttttgttttgtttttatttgtagaattttcgttttagaaaagaaatggataagaattaagaatatatagatttttttttaaaccgagTGTCATGGTCCCACCgtggtggtccagactagagaccaAATTTTTAGCAGCGCGGACGCTCAACCAAGGGTGGGTCATGGCCAGGcaacggtcttcggtctcggacGCCAAAGCAAGTCCGCATGTAAATTCCCTGGTGGCCAGTGCGAATCGAACTCGGGGCCGTATTTGCAGCTGCAAGCCGTTTAACACCGGACTAACTCGTCTTggttaataatatatagatgaAGTCATCAATTCAAAACTCACCGTATGACAAATGTTTTTGTTATAACAGAAAAATCTTTCTCGCTTTTTATTATGTTGATCATTTCCCAACTATAGTgatattgaattttaataaaaaaatatatataatatataaaattacaaaatatttttcctcTGCGTCCATAACTTAACCTTGTAGCAGTATGGTTCTTATTCAATTCAGTGATTTTAcatatgtaattatattaaatcatatatatatatatacttttatttggaaattaaataaataaatgatgcTTAAGATTACTAATTTTGACAAGAAGATTGTATAACTTGGCGGGAGGAAATGGGAAGGAGTGGGGGATGGTTGGCTAACTAATCTCAACCAGAAGAGTTTCTATCAATTATCATTTACGTTGTGGAGTGGAGCCCAATTCCTCGCTTTCTTTCAGTTTCCACGTTGTCTTTTGtcccattattatttttattttttgaaaagggCTTTTGCCCCATTATTGAGTTTTATTGGTCAGATGATAGTTGTGAAAAAGTATATGATTAAAAAGGAATAAAAGCGAATAAATTTTGAATGAAAAAACGAATTAATATTCTAGAACTTTCGCAAAGTTTTAAAGTCAATTATGTGAATACTATATACGTATATGTTGAAACCTAAAGTATTCAAAACAGAATTTAGTTATGCATCTGTGAAAATTATAAGCGCTTTAGACCACCATTATCGCATGTGCTTAGGCCATTGCTTAgagttaattttaattaaaaaaaaaaaaaaatagaaaacacggCGCTTAATTAAGCCCGTGAAACAACGCCGCTTAGTGTGCACGTGTCAAGACAGGGGAGGGGGGAGCCTCGGTTACGCGTGAAACAAATCAAACttggttctctctctctctctctctctctctctctctctctctctctctctctctctctctctctctctctctctctctctctctctctctctctctctctctctctctctctctctctctctcgaattCTCTCTCGAATCCTCTCTCCCGAAAGGCGAATCGTAATCGTCTCGGTGGCTCTGCTATCGTCGTCTCCCTCGGTGGCTCGGCGTCGACGATCTCGATGGTGGTTCTCCTCGACGGGGACGAAACTCTCGCGACGCTGGCTCTCCTCAAATAGAAAGGTAAGCGTCTCTTGTGTTCTTCGATTTTGCATGTGTTTAGATTTTGAATCTTATTGTTCTGATAGGCTATTTTGTGTTTGTTATATGTTGGTTAGGTGTATTGCTGGTGATGGAGCCCTCTCTCGGTGGAGACGAAGCCTTTGTTCTGTCTCGTCGATTTGGTGTATCGGTGGCGACAGAGCTCTCCTCGACGGCGACAGAGCTCTCCTCGACGGCGACGTAGGTGGCGTTCGGCGAAGGTAAAGCTTCCTTCTTTCTCGTTTATTTGTTTGATGCGGTTTGTCCTGAAACGGGTGATGGTTTCATCGAACATGATTGGGTTGCAAGCTTGTTTCAATCAATATGGATGGATTAAAATAGATTTGTTTGTAAGTTTGTTTCAACTTGGATTAGTTTCAATTAAGATGGTAGGATCAAATTTGATGTTCTCTCTTCGATAAAGTCGTTTAGATATGTTTTGACTCTGTCTGTTTAGATATGTTTTGGTTGCAAGTTTGTTTCAATTAAGATGGGTGGATCAAAATCCTTTTTGATTATGTCTGTTTCAGATATGAAGcaaagtttatttttaagagttttccctaattttatttttgattactTTATGTGTGTTGTGTCTTAACATGCGGAGTACATTTGGTCGAGGGTAGAAGACGAAGGAAGCTCAAAGCATAGGAGTACATTTGGTCTTCGCAATACAGGTAAATGTTTACTTCTAATGAATTGATTGCAAGCTTTACGGTTGAGTTAGAtagttaatgtttttatttagtgaACTAGGTTATGGTTGTGTGATAAATAGAAGTGATGGTTAGCTAGGATATTGGTTGTGTGAGTGATGAATGCGtttatctttatattctctATTTTAATGAATGCGTTTAACTTCATCTCTTCCATCTATCTATCTCTCTTATCTTCCATCTCTCTTATCTTCCATCTCTCTTTTCTAATACGTAAGacatattcaaaaatggattctaatccatttttgaatttaaattttgttgatCTTCTCCAAAGTCAACAAGATAGTGGCATAGGTTTAGAATCTTCTCCCATTCCTTTATTCGGCACGCAATCCACAGAAGATTCAAACTTCGAGCAAGACAGTCCACTGCAGCGTAAAGAACGCAGGTCTTGGTCGCAAACAGATGATGAGGTCCTCATCAGCGCTTGGCTTAACACCAGCAAAGATGCGGTTGTTGGGACCGAGCAAAAGTCTGGGGCCTTCTGGAAGAGAGTAGCCGATTACTTTGCTGCTAGTCCGAAGCTTGCAGGCCTGGAAAAAAGAGAGCCATTGCACTGCAAGAATAGGTGGCACAAGATCAATGATCTTGTGTCCAAGTTATGCGGATCTTATGAAGCCGCAGCAAGACAGAAAACCTCAGGCCAAAATGAGAATGATATTCTCAAACAAGCTCACCTTATCTTCTTGaacaactataaaaaaaattcactctGGAACATGCGTGGAAGGAGCTTCGCCATGACCAGAAGTGGTGTGATCTATCTACACAGAGAACctcaaaaaagagaaaaggagaGGACAAGGCTCAATCCTCAACATCTCGCGCAACTGAGGGGGTGGCTGGTGAAACGGTTGATCGGCCCCCTGGTGTTAAGGCTGCCAAGCGTAGTGGTAAGAAGCCAATGGAAGAGGGGAAGGGGCGAGAGGAGTTTGAGCGGGTTTGGTCGTATAAGCAAGAGGATTTGTCTAGGAGAGAAAAACTCTCCAAGATAGGTCTACTTGACCGTCTACTTGCTAGAACAGAGCCACTCCCTGACTATGAAGAAACGCTAAAGAAGAAACTCATCAATGAGTTGTTCTCCAGTTAGTGTAAAGAAGAAGCTCTTCTCTGCTAGTGTCATATGTTTGTTATCTGTTTCATGCTGGTGTCATGTGTTTGTTATCTGTTTCATGTACTTGTTTTGTTTAAGTAATGAGAATGTTCTTGTTTGTGTGTTCATGTACTTGTTCTATTCTTGTGTTTCTTGTTAATGTTCTTATGTTTCATATTCTTGTTACTTTCAGGAGCAATGGGAGTGGAATAATCAGAGACGAAGAAGCTCTATTATGCTTGTGTCACGGGCGAAGAAGCTTTGGGATACTTGTGCCTAGTCGAATGAACAAGCCGTTGTTCATGCacattgttgatcgactctccacCGAAGTTGACTTCTTTCGCCAAAAGACAGATGGTATCGGAAGGTTGGGGCTATCAGCACTCCAAAAGTGTACGGCAACCATTCGCATATTGTCATATGGTACTGCGGCGGATACGATAgacgaatacctccggctcGGTGAAACTACAAGTCGGTCATGTTTGGAGAATTTTGTGGAAGGAATTATACAATTATTTggcgatgagtacctaagaagaccaactcCGGCTGaccttcaacgtctacttgataTTGGAGAGTACCGTGGATTttccgggatgataggaagcatcgattgtatgcactGGGAGtagaagaattgtcccaccgcttggaaagggcaatattctcgtggttcgggtaaaccaacaattgttttagaggcggttgcttcatatgatctctggatttggcatgcgttttttggacctccaggtaccttaaatgatataaatgttcttgatcgctcacctatttttgatgacataataaatggtcaagctccgcaagtcacttactttgtcaatggaagagagtatcacttggcttactatctcaccgatggtatttatccgaaatgggcaacttttatccaatctatttcgCTACTACAAGGGccgaaagcagttttatttgctcaacaccaggaagctgtccgaaaagatgtcgagcgtgctttttgtgagagacaaggtttcacttcttagatttaggttaggtcaagagagatgaatgagaatcgtgggctgaatcccgtaaataaacttaaagaatgaatatgattttattgatgagttgaaagatgatgaatacaaaggGATGTATCTTGAGATGATTACTAAAGAATACTTAATGCTTTTAATCTAGTACAAAAGTTGATATATGGAAAAGAGATGGcttgtcttttatcttctccgTCTTTATATAGTCTAGGTTTCGTTGGCAACCCTTCAACTGTTCTCCGAGATATTCGGCTTCAATTACGGAACTCGCTTTAGGCTCCtcttgaccgagtctcttaaggTGTTAGCTCACTTTCTGTCGTGACCTCTGCTATGATGTCTCCCAGGTCCAGTCGTCAGCTCGGCTTTCAGCTCCCTTTGTTATGATGGGCTTATCGCAACCCACATGCTAGCTCACGCTTATCGGTACCTCACCTGAGGGTCATATTCGGGTCCAACAGTTGCCCCCAGCTTCCGAATAAAATCCTTTGTCTCGGAAGCTAGAATCTAGCTATCGATCTTATCTTTTCGTTA
The window above is part of the Brassica napus cultivar Da-Ae chromosome C3, Da-Ae, whole genome shotgun sequence genome. Proteins encoded here:
- the LOC106372044 gene encoding E3 ubiquitin-protein ligase At4g11680 codes for the protein MDESSSNIISITISSSSSLSTTPPRGDNTHAPASVQERSFYLRFAMRVSRARWFIFLRRVFHYQNGSRSDLGSNPFNSSTWMMSELIALLVQLTVITLTLAISKEERPVWPVRLWITGYDVGCLLSLMLLYGRFRQLNQGNWFVDIEQQHRGRDETRSSHLMNKCRTSLELFFAIWFVVGNVWVFDSRFGSFNHAPNLHVLCVSLLSWNALCYSFPFLLFLFLCCLVPLVSSLLGYNMNMGSSDRGASDDQISSLPSWKHKRADDNASDSAPKTDDPECCICLAKYKDKEEVRKLPCSHKFHLKCVDQWLRIISCCPLCKQDLSG
- the LOC125582904 gene encoding uncharacterized protein LOC125582904 — encoded protein: MGRSGGWCIAGDGALSRWRRSLCSVSSIWCIGGDRALLDGDRALLDGDVGGVRRSQQDSGIGLESSPIPLFGTQSTEDSNFEQDSPLQRKERRSWSQTDDEVLISAWLNTSKDAVVGTEQKSGAFWKRVADYFAASPKLAGLEKREPLHCKNRWHKINDLVSKLCGSYEAAELRHDQKWCDLSTQRTSKKRKGEDKAQSSTSRATEGVAGETVDRPPGVKAAKRSGKKPMEEGKGREEFERVWSYKQEDLSRREKLSKIGLLDRLLARTEPLPDYEETLKKKLINELFSIMRMFLSNGSGIIRDEEALLCLCHGRRSFGILVPSRMNKPLFMHIVDRLSTEVDFFRQKTDGIGRLGLSALQKCTATIRILSYGTAADTIDEYLRLGETTSRSCLENFVEGIIQLFGDEYLRRPTPADLQRLLDIGEYRGFSGMIGSIDCMHWE